The Natrinema salaciae genome includes a window with the following:
- the grxC gene encoding glutaredoxin 3: MTDQPRVEIYTKTDCPYCEKAKDLFDSKGVEYETYNVTGDDDLFEEMVERADGRQTAPEIFIDDELIGGWDDTSALDGTGELDEMLGIATETDDEIVEHRKLIIAGTGIAGLTAAIYAGRSNNEPLVIEGDEPGGQLTLTTDVANYPGFPEGISGPELVNNMKAQATQFGADLKNGIIESVDDSSRPFRVELTNGDVYTADAVIAASGASARTLGIPGEDELMGYGLSTCATCDGAFFRGEDMLVVGGGDAAMEEATFLTKFADTVYIAHRREEFRAEDYWVDRVQEKVDEGEIEIMKNTELIEIHGSQEEGVDHVTLVENDKGHPTDRLDDPETEEFDFDVGAVFFAIGHTPNTDYLTDTGVETDVDGYLKTTGGDGGGQTETDVPGIFGAGDVVDYHYQQAVTAAGMGSKAALDADEYLEDLERADSSAEEAEPAAADD; encoded by the coding sequence ATGACTGATCAGCCGCGCGTCGAGATTTATACCAAGACGGACTGTCCCTATTGCGAGAAGGCGAAGGACCTCTTCGACAGCAAGGGCGTCGAGTACGAGACGTACAACGTCACCGGCGACGACGACCTGTTCGAGGAGATGGTCGAACGCGCGGACGGTCGTCAGACCGCACCCGAAATCTTCATCGACGACGAACTGATCGGCGGCTGGGACGACACCAGCGCGCTCGACGGGACCGGCGAACTCGACGAGATGCTCGGTATCGCCACCGAAACCGACGACGAGATCGTCGAGCACCGAAAACTGATCATCGCCGGCACCGGCATCGCCGGGCTGACCGCCGCCATCTACGCCGGCCGCTCGAACAACGAGCCGCTGGTCATCGAGGGCGACGAACCCGGCGGCCAGCTCACGCTGACCACCGACGTCGCCAACTACCCCGGCTTCCCCGAGGGGATCAGCGGCCCGGAGCTGGTCAACAACATGAAAGCGCAGGCCACGCAGTTCGGTGCCGACCTGAAAAACGGCATCATCGAGTCCGTCGACGACTCGAGTCGGCCGTTCCGCGTCGAGCTCACGAACGGCGACGTCTACACCGCCGACGCCGTCATCGCCGCTTCGGGTGCCAGCGCGCGCACGCTCGGTATCCCGGGCGAGGACGAACTCATGGGGTACGGCCTCTCGACGTGTGCGACCTGTGACGGCGCGTTCTTCCGCGGCGAGGACATGCTCGTCGTCGGCGGCGGCGACGCCGCCATGGAGGAAGCCACCTTCCTCACCAAGTTCGCCGACACCGTCTACATCGCCCACCGCCGCGAGGAGTTCCGCGCGGAGGATTACTGGGTCGACCGCGTCCAAGAGAAGGTCGACGAGGGCGAGATCGAGATCATGAAAAACACCGAACTGATCGAGATCCACGGCTCGCAGGAGGAGGGCGTCGATCACGTCACCCTCGTCGAAAACGACAAGGGCCACCCCACCGACCGCCTCGACGACCCCGAGACCGAGGAGTTCGACTTCGACGTCGGGGCCGTCTTCTTCGCCATCGGCCACACACCGAACACGGACTATCTCACGGACACCGGCGTCGAGACGGACGTCGACGGCTACCTGAAAACGACGGGCGGCGACGGCGGCGGTCAGACCGAAACCGACGTCCCCGGCATCTTCGGCGCCGGCGACGTCGTCGACTACCACTACCAGCAGGCCGTCACCGCCGCCGGAATGGGTTCGAAGGCGGCGCTCGACGCCGACGAGTACCTCGAGGACCTCGAGCGCGCCGACTCGAGCGCCGAGGAGGCCGAGCCGGCCGCGGCGGACGACTGA
- a CDS encoding DUF555 domain-containing protein — protein MNCRVVVEAAVPVFDVETEDEAIRIAISKTGEMLNPDLNYVEINMGERTSPSGEELPPAFIAADEALVALELEMTVFNVEREEHASRIARKEIGQRLENIPLEVERIDVLEDEDEDEDEEVETTDDASDGDEQSTAENDSAGGGDTETDDDDEEILPEFEDLVE, from the coding sequence ATGAATTGCAGGGTTGTCGTCGAAGCTGCCGTGCCGGTATTCGACGTTGAGACGGAGGACGAGGCGATCCGTATCGCCATCTCGAAGACGGGCGAGATGTTGAACCCTGACCTCAATTACGTCGAGATCAACATGGGCGAGCGCACCTCCCCATCGGGGGAGGAGCTCCCGCCTGCGTTCATCGCGGCCGACGAAGCGCTCGTCGCGCTCGAACTGGAGATGACCGTCTTCAACGTCGAGCGCGAGGAACACGCCTCGCGTATCGCACGCAAAGAGATCGGCCAGCGCCTCGAGAACATCCCGCTCGAGGTCGAACGCATCGACGTCCTCGAAGACGAAGACGAAGACGAAGACGAGGAAGTGGAGACGACCGACGACGCGTCGGACGGCGACGAGCAGTCCACCGCGGAGAACGATTCCGCGGGCGGCGGCGATACCGAGACCGACGACGACGACGAGGAGATCCTGCCCGAGTTCGAGGATCTCGTCGAATAA
- a CDS encoding PAS domain-containing sensor histidine kinase produces MGKDSDVALPETFDDLDIGITLRDPETGVLLDANDQVERLYGYSRETLLEMDIERYTPPSTKFSQNEAIQRIRAAAAGDPQVFEWRVERASGELIWIRVRLNATTIEGRTFVIAEIRDITEYKARERRLRLLNRVVRHNLRNETNVLVGYADRLKSAVEEKTLQAEIETILDIATEIGTLSDSIQQIEEIAKPNATERTPTKTGELVQEVAAEIQAEYPAAELTLDVRTEVTVNADRGLFHAIKHALDNAIVHNDNQTAAVEVVVTTNSSTGQAEIRVIDTGPAIPAVEINVLNDDVEASSTYHGSGLGLWVMQWCVDSHGGELVFDENTPRGNVVRFLLPRLRSDGS; encoded by the coding sequence ATGGGAAAGGATTCGGACGTAGCGTTACCGGAGACGTTCGACGATTTAGATATCGGTATCACCCTACGCGATCCCGAGACTGGGGTGCTTCTCGACGCGAACGACCAAGTCGAGCGGTTGTACGGTTACTCTCGAGAGACGCTGCTCGAGATGGATATCGAGAGGTACACTCCGCCATCGACGAAATTCTCACAGAACGAGGCGATCCAGCGGATTCGGGCGGCCGCCGCCGGCGATCCGCAGGTTTTCGAGTGGCGGGTCGAACGAGCGAGCGGAGAACTGATCTGGATTCGCGTCCGCCTCAACGCGACGACGATCGAGGGCCGAACGTTCGTTATCGCCGAAATTCGAGATATCACCGAGTACAAGGCACGGGAACGCCGGTTGCGTCTTCTCAACCGAGTCGTCCGACACAATCTCCGAAACGAGACGAACGTCCTCGTGGGATATGCAGATCGCCTCAAGAGTGCCGTCGAGGAGAAGACGCTCCAAGCGGAGATCGAAACGATATTAGACATCGCCACGGAGATCGGGACGCTGAGTGACTCGATTCAACAGATCGAGGAGATCGCAAAACCGAATGCGACGGAACGAACGCCGACGAAGACCGGAGAGCTGGTGCAGGAGGTCGCTGCGGAGATCCAGGCGGAATACCCCGCGGCTGAACTGACCCTCGACGTACGGACTGAAGTCACCGTAAACGCCGATCGAGGGCTCTTCCACGCGATCAAACACGCGTTGGACAATGCGATCGTTCACAACGACAACCAAACTGCGGCCGTCGAGGTAGTAGTCACGACAAACTCAAGTACCGGGCAGGCAGAAATACGGGTTATCGATACCGGTCCAGCGATCCCGGCCGTCGAAATCAACGTTCTCAACGACGACGTCGAGGCGAGCAGCACGTATCACGGATCCGGTCTCGGCCTCTGGGTGATGCAGTGGTGCGTCGACTCTCACGGCGGTGAACTGGTTTTCGACGAAAACACCCCTCGCGGAAACGTCGTTCGGTTTTTGCTCCCTCGCCTCCGTTCCGACGGCTCGTAA
- a CDS encoding MBL fold metallo-hydrolase produces MTVRHRDGIHFGREGEEPRVVADARSAVGAVNVVSHAHADHTFRSTPETVVCSAETAAIVEARTGTGFEFIDGSPGIELVPAGHVVGSRAAIIDLETDAIGTDGTAGEGSGARRYCYTGDFSTRDRCYLEGFDPHAVDADALVMETTYGHPEYRFSPQDELEAAIGDWLRDNDDRPLFLFGYSLGRAQKLQWLAREATGGDREIRVSESIRDVNRAIETATAGDLSFPGERAGSLRGLTDEIVVLPSNRSRADRVETAVDREGGLKAGFSGWAVDDSFRYRGNYDVTFPLTDHCDFDELVATVRAIDPDVVYTHHGFDEAFADILATEYGYRARPLKRNQTALEEFR; encoded by the coding sequence GTGACCGTTCGGCATCGAGACGGCATTCACTTCGGACGCGAGGGCGAGGAGCCGCGCGTCGTCGCCGACGCCCGGAGCGCCGTCGGCGCGGTCAACGTGGTGAGCCACGCCCACGCGGACCACACGTTTCGATCGACGCCGGAAACGGTCGTCTGTTCGGCCGAAACGGCGGCGATCGTCGAGGCCCGAACCGGCACCGGCTTCGAGTTCATCGACGGGAGTCCCGGAATCGAACTCGTCCCGGCCGGCCACGTCGTCGGCTCCCGGGCGGCCATCATCGACCTCGAGACCGACGCGATCGGGACGGACGGGACCGCGGGCGAGGGGAGCGGCGCGCGCCGATACTGCTACACCGGCGACTTCTCCACTCGGGATCGGTGCTACCTCGAGGGGTTCGACCCCCACGCCGTCGACGCGGACGCGCTCGTTATGGAGACCACCTACGGCCATCCCGAGTACCGGTTCTCGCCGCAGGACGAGCTCGAGGCCGCGATCGGGGACTGGCTCCGCGACAACGACGACCGCCCGCTCTTTCTGTTCGGCTACTCGCTCGGGCGCGCACAGAAACTCCAGTGGCTCGCCCGGGAGGCGACCGGCGGCGACCGCGAGATCCGCGTCTCCGAGTCGATTCGCGACGTGAACCGGGCCATCGAGACCGCGACCGCGGGCGATCTCTCGTTCCCCGGCGAGCGCGCCGGCTCGCTTCGCGGGCTGACCGACGAGATCGTGGTCCTCCCGTCGAATCGATCTCGAGCCGACCGGGTCGAGACCGCCGTCGACCGCGAGGGCGGGCTGAAGGCGGGATTCTCCGGCTGGGCCGTCGACGACTCCTTCCGGTATCGGGGGAACTACGACGTCACCTTTCCGCTGACTGACCACTGCGACTTCGACGAACTCGTTGCGACGGTCCGCGCGATCGATCCCGACGTCGTCTACACCCACCACGGCTTCGACGAGGCGTTCGCCGACATCCTCGCGACCGAGTACGGCTACCGCGCGCGACCGCTGAAGCGAAACCAGACCGCGCTCGAGGAATTCCGCTGA
- a CDS encoding transcription initiation factor IIB, which produces MTDTSIRTYTNERETETEEETAAVSDEQEHCPECGGRLVSDDEHAETVCTDCGLVVEEDEIDRGPEWRAFDAAEKDEKSRVGAPTTNMMHDQGLSTNIGWQDKDAYGRSLSSRQRQKMQRLRTWNERFRTRDSKERNLKQALGEIDRMASALGLPENVRETASVIYRRALEEDLLPGRSIEGVATASLYAAARQAGTPRSLDEISAVSRVEKMELTRTYRYIIRELGLEVKPADPEHYVPRFVSDLDLSDETERMARELLESARQEGVHSGKSPVGLAAAAVYAAALLTNEKVTQNEVSEVASISEVTIRNRYKELLEASDTAAPA; this is translated from the coding sequence ATGACAGATACGAGCATCCGAACCTATACGAACGAGCGAGAGACCGAGACCGAGGAGGAAACCGCGGCGGTATCCGACGAGCAGGAGCACTGTCCGGAGTGTGGCGGACGGCTGGTCTCCGACGACGAACACGCGGAGACGGTCTGTACGGACTGCGGGCTCGTCGTCGAGGAAGACGAAATCGATCGCGGCCCCGAGTGGCGCGCGTTCGACGCCGCCGAGAAAGACGAGAAGTCCCGCGTCGGTGCACCGACGACCAACATGATGCACGACCAGGGGCTCTCGACGAACATCGGCTGGCAGGACAAGGACGCCTACGGGCGCTCGCTCTCGAGCCGCCAGCGCCAGAAGATGCAGCGCCTGCGCACCTGGAACGAGCGGTTCCGCACCCGCGACTCCAAGGAGCGCAACCTGAAGCAGGCGCTGGGCGAGATCGACCGGATGGCCTCCGCACTGGGACTCCCCGAGAACGTCCGCGAGACCGCCAGCGTCATCTATCGCCGCGCGCTCGAGGAGGATCTCCTCCCGGGCCGCTCGATCGAGGGCGTCGCGACAGCCTCGCTGTACGCCGCCGCCCGTCAGGCCGGGACTCCCCGTAGCCTCGACGAAATCTCGGCCGTCTCCCGCGTCGAGAAGATGGAACTGACCCGCACGTACCGCTACATCATTCGGGAGCTCGGTCTCGAGGTCAAGCCGGCCGACCCCGAACACTACGTCCCGCGATTCGTCAGCGACCTCGACCTCTCGGACGAGACCGAGCGGATGGCCCGCGAACTGCTCGAGTCGGCCCGTCAGGAGGGCGTCCACAGCGGCAAGTCGCCGGTCGGCCTCGCGGCCGCCGCGGTCTACGCCGCCGCGCTCCTGACCAACGAGAAGGTCACCCAGAACGAGGTCAGCGAAGTCGCCAGCATCTCCGAAGTGACCATCCGAAACCGATACAAGGAGCTGCTCGAGGCCTCGGACACGGCCGCCCCCGCGTAA
- a CDS encoding DNA-3-methyladenine glycosylase family protein: METGTIRLDELAGGLDLYRTLESGQSYLWRRADGEMYTDTPAPDAWYSTVVEGDVLRVRSRDGVLEWESTTDADPLVRRLLRLDDDLESIVAASPDDPLLHEAYEAHRGMRLVRDPPFGTLISFICSAQMRVGRIHTMVSTLAREYGDEIAFDGETYHAFPTPAQLATATEAELRDLGLGYRAPYVVRTGEMVADGEAHPADARELEYERAREYLTRFVGVGDKVADCVLLFSLGFDEAVPLDTWIKSAIEEYYPDCDRGSYAATSRALRERLGGEYAGYAQTYVFHFLRTGGEVP, encoded by the coding sequence ATGGAGACGGGGACGATCCGACTCGACGAACTCGCCGGCGGACTCGACCTGTACCGAACGCTCGAGAGCGGCCAGAGCTACCTCTGGCGGCGCGCCGACGGCGAGATGTACACCGATACGCCGGCCCCGGACGCCTGGTATTCGACGGTCGTCGAGGGGGACGTGCTCCGCGTCCGGAGCCGCGACGGCGTGCTCGAGTGGGAATCGACGACCGACGCCGATCCGCTCGTCCGTCGCCTGTTGCGCCTCGACGACGACCTCGAGTCGATCGTCGCGGCCAGCCCGGACGACCCGCTGCTGCACGAGGCCTACGAGGCCCATCGCGGGATGCGACTCGTTCGCGATCCACCGTTCGGGACGCTGATCTCGTTTATCTGTTCGGCGCAGATGCGAGTCGGTCGCATCCACACGATGGTCTCGACGCTTGCCCGGGAGTACGGCGACGAGATCGCGTTCGACGGCGAGACCTATCACGCGTTTCCGACGCCGGCGCAACTCGCGACGGCGACCGAGGCCGAACTCCGCGATCTCGGACTCGGCTACCGCGCGCCCTACGTCGTCCGGACCGGCGAGATGGTCGCCGACGGCGAGGCGCACCCGGCCGACGCGCGGGAACTCGAGTACGAACGGGCCAGGGAGTACCTGACGCGGTTCGTCGGCGTCGGCGACAAGGTGGCTGACTGCGTGCTCCTCTTCTCGCTCGGTTTCGACGAGGCGGTCCCGCTCGACACCTGGATCAAGTCGGCGATCGAGGAGTACTACCCCGACTGCGATCGCGGGTCGTACGCCGCGACCTCTCGAGCGCTCCGCGAACGGCTGGGGGGCGAGTACGCGGGCTACGCGCAGACGTACGTCTTCCACTTCCTCAGAACGGGAGGAGAAGTTCCGTAG
- a CDS encoding DUF7836 family putative zinc-binding protein produces the protein MDRTTVQLLCPECTKDWQVSPDELPAPAEMFHCPNCHASRRTAEFMRTDRDLQTLKQLG, from the coding sequence ATGGATAGAACGACCGTCCAACTGTTGTGTCCGGAATGTACGAAAGATTGGCAGGTTTCCCCGGACGAACTCCCCGCGCCCGCCGAGATGTTCCATTGTCCGAACTGCCACGCCTCTCGTCGGACAGCCGAGTTCATGCGGACGGATCGCGATCTACAAACGCTGAAACAGCTCGGGTAG
- a CDS encoding acylphosphatase, with amino-acid sequence MAGRTRAHVFVSGTVQGVYYRANTRDAAREAGVDGWVRNLEDGRVEAVFEGPEDAVESMIEWCHTGSPAADVEGVDVEYADPEGEDGFDIRY; translated from the coding sequence ATGGCAGGTCGAACCCGCGCACACGTCTTCGTCTCGGGGACGGTACAGGGCGTCTACTACCGCGCGAACACTCGCGACGCGGCCCGCGAGGCGGGCGTCGACGGCTGGGTGAGGAATCTCGAGGACGGTCGCGTCGAGGCGGTCTTCGAGGGGCCCGAGGACGCCGTGGAGTCGATGATCGAGTGGTGTCACACGGGGAGCCCCGCGGCCGACGTCGAGGGCGTCGACGTCGAGTACGCGGACCCGGAGGGCGAGGACGGGTTCGACATTCGGTACTGA
- a CDS encoding DUF357 domain-containing protein — translation MAAELEEKTNRYGELLAAALEAATIAPPEGTPMAEAAADCYEMAASYLEDGNHFRERDDLVNALASFSYGHAWLDAGARVGLFDVPREGHLFTVE, via the coding sequence ATGGCAGCCGAGCTCGAGGAGAAGACGAACCGGTACGGCGAGTTGCTCGCGGCGGCGCTCGAAGCGGCCACGATCGCGCCGCCCGAGGGGACGCCGATGGCCGAGGCGGCCGCCGACTGCTACGAGATGGCGGCGTCCTATCTGGAAGACGGGAACCACTTTCGAGAACGGGACGATCTCGTCAACGCGCTGGCCTCGTTTTCTTACGGGCACGCGTGGCTCGACGCCGGTGCTCGCGTCGGACTGTTCGACGTCCCGAGGGAGGGGCACCTCTTCACCGTCGAGTAG
- a CDS encoding UPF0058 family protein: MKKQELIHLHGLLAEVSNQCAEWENCQIDLEEYEAKGIRPTSIHKSKTDHKAAVFALAGGITKNMRENEQEAVAATAD, from the coding sequence ATGAAGAAGCAGGAGCTCATTCACCTTCACGGACTTCTCGCGGAGGTATCGAACCAGTGTGCAGAGTGGGAGAATTGCCAGATCGACCTCGAGGAGTACGAAGCGAAAGGCATTCGGCCGACATCGATTCACAAATCGAAAACCGATCACAAAGCTGCCGTTTTTGCCCTCGCTGGGGGAATCACGAAGAACATGCGTGAAAACGAGCAGGAAGCAGTCGCTGCAACTGCAGACTAA
- a CDS encoding NAD(P)H-hydrate dehydratase translates to MITGERMAAVDENAAALGVSRKQLMESSGHAVAREVRAVADPGDRVVVVAGRGNNGGDAFVAARFLDDYEVTTLLLGRAAQIGTDIARENWDALERADYDTREVTDSSGVALPDADVVVDAMLGTGISGDLREPAATAAAAITEADATVVAVDVPSGFDADAGDHADNGVEADRVVTFHDAKPGLAALDAAVTVADIGIPVAAERFVGPGDVRLARPDGRDGRPYVIGGGPYTGAPALAAQAALRAGAELSFVAAPDSIAGEIQGYSEDLIVQPYDSDVLTPAVADDLLETAERYDDVVVIGPGLGTADETLEAARQFLASYTGRAVVDADALEVVSDLETDATLVCTPNRRELARMGGPEADDLAAAADEIEAFAAEIGHIVLAKGANDVISDGERTRISRSGTVGMTVGGTGDTLAGIVAALLEHADPLDAAAAGAHVNGLAGERLAAADEHGFLASDMLAELPAALWGGDDE, encoded by the coding sequence ATGATTACAGGCGAGCGAATGGCCGCCGTCGACGAGAACGCCGCGGCGCTTGGCGTGTCGCGAAAGCAGTTGATGGAGTCGAGCGGGCACGCGGTCGCCCGCGAGGTTCGAGCGGTCGCCGACCCGGGCGATCGAGTCGTCGTCGTCGCCGGCCGCGGGAACAACGGCGGTGACGCGTTCGTCGCCGCCCGGTTCCTCGACGACTACGAGGTGACGACGCTACTGCTCGGCCGCGCGGCCCAGATCGGGACCGACATCGCACGCGAGAACTGGGACGCCCTCGAGCGTGCCGACTACGACACGCGGGAGGTGACCGACTCGAGCGGGGTCGCCCTCCCCGACGCGGACGTCGTGGTCGACGCGATGCTGGGGACGGGGATCAGCGGCGACCTCCGGGAGCCCGCGGCGACCGCGGCCGCGGCGATAACCGAGGCCGACGCCACCGTCGTCGCGGTCGACGTGCCGTCCGGCTTCGACGCCGACGCGGGCGACCACGCGGATAACGGCGTCGAGGCCGACCGGGTCGTCACGTTCCACGACGCGAAACCGGGTCTCGCGGCGCTCGACGCCGCAGTGACCGTCGCGGATATCGGCATTCCGGTCGCCGCGGAGCGGTTCGTCGGCCCCGGCGACGTCCGCCTCGCCCGCCCCGACGGCCGCGACGGACGGCCGTACGTAATCGGCGGCGGCCCCTACACCGGTGCGCCGGCGCTGGCTGCTCAGGCCGCGCTACGGGCCGGCGCGGAGCTCTCATTCGTCGCCGCCCCCGACTCCATCGCCGGCGAAATCCAGGGGTACAGCGAGGACCTCATCGTCCAGCCCTACGACAGCGACGTTCTCACGCCCGCGGTAGCCGACGACCTGCTCGAGACGGCCGAGCGATACGACGACGTCGTCGTCATCGGTCCCGGACTCGGTACCGCCGACGAGACCCTCGAGGCCGCCCGGCAGTTTCTCGCGTCCTACACCGGGCGGGCGGTCGTCGACGCGGACGCGCTCGAGGTCGTCTCGGACCTCGAGACGGACGCGACGCTGGTCTGTACGCCCAACCGGCGCGAACTCGCGCGGATGGGCGGCCCGGAGGCGGACGACCTGGCCGCGGCGGCCGACGAGATCGAAGCGTTCGCGGCCGAAATCGGCCATATCGTCCTCGCGAAGGGGGCGAACGACGTGATATCCGACGGCGAGCGCACGCGGATCAGCCGCTCCGGAACGGTGGGCATGACGGTCGGTGGCACCGGCGACACGCTCGCGGGGATCGTCGCGGCACTGCTCGAGCACGCGGACCCGCTCGACGCCGCGGCGGCGGGCGCTCACGTCAACGGGCTCGCCGGCGAGCGACTCGCCGCGGCTGACGAACACGGCTTCCTCGCGTCGGATATGCTCGCGGAACTGCCAGCGGCACTGTGGGGTGGTGACGATGAGTGA
- the moaC gene encoding cyclic pyranopterin monophosphate synthase MoaC — protein sequence MSEDSRDADSSDADADDLTHTTDQGEVQMVDIGDKPDSDRRAVAAGEIRLQPATVEAIRADEVGKGDVLATARVGAIQAVKHTWETIPMCHQIPITNVDTDFSLGEDRVELAVAVGTTGKTGCEMEALEGVTTGLNVVWDMVKAIEKDDDGQYPATGIENVRVLAKEKHRS from the coding sequence ATGAGTGAGGACTCTCGAGACGCCGACTCGAGCGACGCCGACGCCGACGACCTCACCCACACCACCGACCAGGGCGAGGTCCAGATGGTCGATATCGGCGACAAACCCGACAGCGACCGGCGGGCGGTCGCGGCGGGGGAGATCCGCCTCCAGCCCGCCACGGTCGAGGCGATTCGCGCAGACGAGGTGGGCAAGGGCGACGTGCTCGCGACCGCCCGCGTCGGCGCGATCCAGGCCGTCAAGCACACCTGGGAGACGATCCCGATGTGTCACCAGATCCCGATCACGAACGTCGACACCGACTTCTCGCTGGGCGAGGACCGGGTCGAACTCGCGGTCGCCGTCGGAACCACCGGCAAGACGGGGTGCGAGATGGAGGCCCTCGAGGGCGTGACGACCGGGCTGAACGTCGTCTGGGACATGGTCAAGGCGATCGAGAAGGACGACGACGGACAGTATCCCGCCACCGGGATCGAGAACGTGCGGGTGCTCGCGAAGGAGAAGCACCGATCGTGA